TACCCATCGGGAGAGGAAAAAGTGATAGCAGCAGCCTTGCTTTCTCTTGATATAGCAACCGAGGAGTTCAACATTGTCGCCTCCGGTTTTCCAGAACCTTATCCCGAGACGGTGTTTTATCACACTGACCGGCTCGCATCAAATGGAAGGTTCTACCATGTGCATTACCCATCCCCCGACACCATGGAGATATGGGTTCTCGACAATTTTGATAATCCAGTATGGACCAGGCACAGGGTACTTAGTCTTCCCCGTCTTGTTTATGATGTTGATGCTGCAGACTTGCTACCTCTGGCTATTCTAGATGGTGACGACGAGTATTTGGTTATCACACGCGGACGGACCGAGATGTTTGCATGTGACATGAGATCTGGTGAATGGAGAGAGATTGCGATGGTCGATTTCGACCAACTTGGTCCACCTGGTGGTCAACCGTATTATGTTTATCATACTGATAGCCTTATAAGCTGGGACTAAATAgagagcagcagcagcttGGATCGGATATCTACTTTTTCTTGTTCTGTTCTTTTTAGGAGATTAATCGGTGTAATCACAACCTGTCCTATAAATGTAAATTTTCATTCACGTGATTAGATTAATAAATGAACGTTCTTCCTCAAATATTAAGATACATCGACGTAAATGAAGCAGAATTCGATCatcaaaaaaacaaagaaatctAGCTGAgatttttgttatttctttGTTAACTGCCATTAGGATCTCCTctgtcttttcttttgttagttAAGTTTGTCCCAAAAGCAACGATGAAGTTCGGCATTTCCCTGCGGTTGGAAAAGTAAATTTGGCTGCAATCATAGCTGCGGGCCAAAAGAAGCCATAAAATGATCAATGGAAAAACCATCTTTCCCATTATAGTTTCAGTGATGAACGATCTCCACTTAGAAGCGATGAGCTCGTTTTATACGCAAACGTTTTCCTTTCTAACACGTTGTGTGGAGACCGGGTCGATCACAATAAATATGGAGACGCCTGGAAAAGATTCTCCACACCATCTCGATCGAAAGATCTGGGATCCAAACTAGAAGGTCCAGGCAGGAGGTCTATTTGCTTTTTTACTGTAAACGTTCTTTTTTTCCGATGGTATTGCGATGGCCCTCTCATGTCATCTGTAGTCTCAAGGATTAATGTCTCCGTCACAAAGTCAACACGAATCTCGTCTTTATAGCATGTAAAGCTTCACTGAGCTAGCATTCAGCGGGCACCTGCCCTCCTTTGTCTGAAGAGTACAACCGCCAACAACGAACAAGTACTtcataaatgaattttttcaatcataTGATGCCACTGGAAACCCGAGGAGTGTGTTGCATCTGCCTTGTTACATGGAGAAAGGCTTGATCTAAACATCGAATGGTTCATTCGAAGTTAACTGCATGAGGTTCCTACAACACATTATATGTGTAGAGagcaaaattaataaaatatgatGATTCTAGCAAACAAAGATGCATTTTGTTGGATGTTATCAGCATTTTGTTGGTTTTTGGCTGAAGAAATACATTGTACTGTAATAATTCCAGTCTGTTCAATTTTCTAATCCTGACCGCAAGTTGATTACACCTATAAACAGACCGGGATCGGTTCACATCCGATATCTAGTTTCCTTGTGCAGTCCTGGCAGCAGGGAAGAAAGAATACCGATAAAGTCATTCATCTCCATATTTGAACTACTATCAGATCAAACTTCTCTTGATAGCTAAATGCTACTTCTCGAGTTCGTGTTATAATGAAGGTCCTATCATAGTCTCAGCCAGACAATCTTTTAAAACTTTGCGGGTAATTCTTTGGCCGTCGAAGCCTGTTCCTCCTGTCGATATAATTGAAGGGCATGCAGTGGAAAGAGCATATCAGAGGGCTCTGCTGTATGTACATCAGAAGTACATTGTTAGTGATAGTTTACTTCCACGTCTAACTtatccatgaaagaaaacttgATGATGTCTCCCCTGTGCCAGATAATATGTCGAGAAAATGCACTTCGAACATATAAAATGCGAATATCTTTCTGGACTAGTTATAAACGCATCTTCCTTCTTGGCTGCAGGAAGCATGGAATCATTTCCATACGCTCGGCTCTCTATAGAAACTTTGGTTTCCCTCAGTAGTGCTTTTATGATCAGTAGACAACCATCATTGATCGTACATGAGATGGCAAAACAGAGGGTTGAGGCTAAATGGCAACATCGTAACAAATATCTATACAGTAGTTAGTTATCACATAACGCATATCACATGTACCTACCTGAAATACCCCTGAGCTTCTACTCAAATGACTTCGACTCCCGCTTAACATAAATGCAGCCAAGGCACTTGCTGCAATAATTTAGATACAGCCAAGAAAATTCAAGCATTCTATCAGTACTCAGACCTCAATAAAAACCAGGACAGCAGATATAATAATACATGTCACGAGATAAAATTTATTCTTGTAGCAAACCAGCAAGTTAAAAATCTCTATAAATAAAGTTTCTACATTCTGGAATCCAAGGGAAACTATGGCAGTAAATTCAAACTTCGGCCAACTCTCTTCCCCCGTCCCACTCCCCTCTTTGGTCGTATCAGGTACTAAGGAAGGAGTTTATTCAAAGGAAGATATCGGCGAGCGAAAATTGAACATTCAGTCAGATCTTCAATCTAAGGAAAGGCTTTAAATGAGACCTACTTTTCCCCCCCTTTTATGGCCCGCTAAATGAAACCTACTTGAGTGAGCaacaaaattgacaaaatcGGGATAATCTAGTTGGTAAAGATCTCACATCAAGTTGAAGTGAACTAACCTTATAAGACCAACGATGGGAAAGTTTAGCCACTGCTTTCTTCAGCAATCACAATTGCAAAATTGGAAAGAAAATGTCAGTGAACGTATGGCAGCAGTCACTAAGGTTCATGTGATTAGTCAACAGACCTTAGCGAAGAAGCTCGGAAAGGACGAAGACATGTGAAAcacaatatctatatatgagACATGGTTAGATATTATTGCTCCAGGTTTTTTATCACCCAAAGAATCTCCCTTTGtcatcaattattaattaatgatcaTTTAAAAAGGATACACCCGCCAAAACTGTCGACTTACAGAAGTGGAACATTTTGTTTTAACGATACGGGTTTTTAGTAATGATTTGATGATAAAACGAAATATAATGGTCAAAGTTTGGGGTTAAAGTCGAAATAAATATTGGGATAATCTGATGGCAAGTGCAATGCTATGATAATGGCCAAATGAAACATGGGGCGCTCGAGTCGATTGGGCTGCTTCTTCCTGGTAAATATTGAAAGTCGATAGGCCTAATGGTAGGCCTAAAGGAACAGGACATTACGAGCACACGATAATGTCTTCAGTTTCCCCCAGCTAATTGATCATAGCATTAGTCAATACAGTGCTTTGTGTTTGATATCCGCTGATTCATTAGCTGGGAGATGCTTCGTTCTTTAACTTTAGACTGTCCTGATGTGTCACTTGCAGCCTTCCAGACACGTTGAGCAAGTCGGTGGACTCTCCAGCATTCGGCTCCACTGCCGGAACCGAGTACAAAGGTGCCGCTTCAAACTGGACAAGCCACATACATTCTCCGAAAATCTCTGTACTCTGATTCTCGAGCAGAACTGTCTAGGTCCATGACGAGACCAGAAATAGCGGTACTCATTACCGTCCGAGCCCTTTGTCCCAGCAGTTCTCTATTGGAGCAGAGGAGGACTCTTCAGGCCTGATCAAACCTGAAAAGCCAGACAACCCAAAGAGCCCTTTGTCCCAGCAGTTCTATCTTGGAACAGAGGACTCTTCAGGCCAGATCAAACCTGAAAAGCCAGGCAACCCACAGAAGGATAAGGGCGATAAACAAGATGTAACGAGCAGTCCCCAGTTTCACTTCTCGATATATAAATGGGCTAGCAAAGGAATACCGTCAATGATGCCTCTAAGGAGAGTGAGCAGTTTGAGGTTGAGGAAGAAGAGCAAAATTGAAAGCCCAAGCTTTACTGAAAGGATGGAAACTAGAAGCGAGATATCAGAGTATCATTCTGCAACTCCGCTCAACGTCAGTTTCCCTTCGAATAGTAGAGAGGCGGAGAAATAGTCACTTCGTAACTTGAGCTCGAAAATCGAAGTGGAAGCATCCCAATCTTCTGAGGATGAAGTACTTCCCTCTCAATATCAGGAAGCCGTGGCACGTGAATGGAACAGTACCATTGAAGATATTTCTGTTAGATCTACACCGACCAACAATGATAGACAGTCTTCGAGTCCCTCTCTGTCTAACTCGAGACAGAGTTTAGAGAAGGAAATGCGTGGAGGGTTGCAAGAAGAAAGCAGGGCTGATTTGAAATCCCTGTGAACTTTCTTCTACAATAAAGATGAGCAAAGTAATGTGCTTCCTTTggaaattttccttttcccgtCTGCTACTTTGTGATGAATATTTCTTCTTCCACTGCGGGTTACAGCAAGGATGTCATTGACAGAAAAACGGGACGAACAAGCAGGACGGAAAGAAGAAGTGCAGGGTGGGTTCTCTAAAAATGGTGATGCTGTTAAAGGTTTCCAGAGACGGAACAAAGAGATACTGGTTCAGAAAGGCAAAGTCGAGAAAGTTATCAAGAAAGGATCACCGAGGAGTTCAGAAGACGACACCGGGGAAAAAGGATCCAAAGGGAAGGTCAAAGAATTTATTTCAATCAGGAATCTAAGAGAGAGGAACTTCAGAAGCAACCCAACAAGAAAATATTCACAGAACTGTGGCCATAGATAAGAAAGTAACCATTACCCGGTCGGAGAAGCCCACAGATGCTTCCAACAAGGTACCGAGTATCCAAATATGTATAGAGTTTGGTACTTCTGCAGCAAACAATGTATAACTTAGCATGTAACTTCTTCTCAGGTAGTCGATCCTCATATAGAATCTCAGAAAGAATATGCTGCCTCAAATAATGCCAACGATTTATTCAGCGACACTTCTTCTGGTCAGAAGAATAACTCGGCATCAAGTACGGGTGAGCTATTCAAATTCGTCTGAGTTTTGTTTTGGATGGTATGATCATCCTGGTTGATTCAGTCACAAGCTGCAATTCATTTGCCTAAGCTTAATATGAAAGACATCTTCTGGCTTTTCAGAATCAGTTCCCGATGACGCAAAAATTTCAGTTGAAGAAGCTGACGAATTGTCCTGTACTTATTTTACTGTACGTGTCATTACGAGGAATTACTTGAAACCTTCCCTACGCGAGAAGCTATAGATTTACACCTCCTTGCTCAATTTGAAATGTGCAACCTTGCAGATAAAAGGAATTACCCCAAGATGAGAATAAGCAAGGACAGGCTACTGAAGATCGCGAAGAAAACCAGCTAATGTTTTGTAGACTTTTCGACACATATATGCAGAGAAGGATCTCATGCAACACATATTGACTATACTCGTCCTTCGTGCAGGCTATAGATGATAAAATACGACAGTGGTCACGTGGGAAGGAAGGAAACATACGATCCCTCCTTTCAACTCTACAATACGTGAGTAGATTTGGCTCCACTTCTCAATTTCTCCGCTCAATTGATCTTGGGTAAAATGATCATCTTGTGATTGCTTGGtgggaaaataaattttctcaaagaCACGGTTAAAAGGTTTTCCTGTAATGATACCTCCTCAGTTTTATCGATCTTTCATGGGATATCTTCTTCACTTGTGTGATCAATCTAAGGGTTAGGTTGAAGTATACAGCTTTCGTTAGATGTAGCAGGCAGAGGTGGGAATGGTCAGTTTTTTCTGAAActgaataaaattttctgcTCGGTTTCATTATCCAGGACAAAGTTCATATAGGAATTGTATAGGGACCGGACCATAAACgaatttaatgaaaatctGGAAGTGGGCAAATTTCTTCAATCCCTTTCTTCCGGTCTGGCTCCACTTTCGTGGCTTTCTACTGATGGAGAACGGGTAAGAATCAGGTTTGGGTTCGGTTTTTGGCCAATAAGTGCACACTGGACTGTGATTCCAGTCGGTTTGATTTTCTATACAAGTCCAGTCCGGAACCTAATGAACAGACCTAGACCGTTTTGATCCAATTTCTGGTTCCCTAGTGATGGCAACAAAGAAAGAAGTCTGATCAAGCCATTCTTCATATTTTTGACAATCATCAGAATGAGCTTGTTTTAATAGCTAAATGATACTTATCAAGTTATTAAGTTTTACGACTTAACGTGCAGGTTCTTTTGCCAGGGAGTGGGTGGAAGCCTGTTCCTCTTGTCGATATAATTGAAGTGCCTGCAGTAAAAAGAGCGTACCAGAGGGCTCTGCTGTATTTACACCCAGATAAGTTGCAGCAAAAGGGCGCAGCTCCACATCAGAAGTACATTGCTCAACAAGTTTTCGAAATATTGCAGGTAATGATAAGTAACTTCCATGAGTCAGAATATGTGTCGAGAAATAGTTCATTTTCGAACATTACGTAAATATCTTCTTGGCCTACATGCTGGAGTGATATAAACGCGTCTTCCCGATTGGCTGCAGGAAGCCTGGAATCATTTCAATACGCTCGGCCCTCTGTAAAAACTTTGGTTTCCCTCAGTAGTGCTTCAATGATCAATAGACCACTGTCATTGTTGATACATGGAATGGCACAATGGAGGGTTGAGTCTAAATTGCGCTATAATCAGTTCATGTCGGTCTTTTCTTAAAAGCTCTACGAGGTATGAGAATATGTAATCGTCCTAGCCAAGACTAAATATATAATGATCCATCACAACAGAAAGTACCGAGCGCAGAACAGCGCAGGCACTTCTTTCATACTTATTTGAGTCTCATGTATATCCTTATGAACTCGTCATGAGATATTCTTCGAACTTCGAGGCGTAAGAAATTGGAAATCTAGGACCAATTTGAGTTTGTTTGTTGGTCTCTCTGTTGACCATTTCTAGTCCTATTATACGATGATGGAAGATGAAGCTGGTTGCAGTGGGTTGATATTTCAGACAGGATCAATCATAATCATCGCCTAGTCTAATCACAATTATCGAACAATCATGATGGGATGCAAATGAACAATCTTTGCTATTAATCCCGATTGTAAAGACTAGAACCGCTTCAAAAATGCTCGGTGAATGCAGCACCAAGATCGGTTGGAGAGGCTTGTCCAGGAAAATAGTTTAAATATTGGGGCTTCCACCAAATAACTAACATTTTTCAGCCGGAAACGTCTTGCCAATTCGGTTGCAGCTGTAGGCTACATCGGTATACCCGGCAGTGGAGTTAATTATGCATCGTGTACGATGCAAAGAAAATAGCCCACGCCACACATTCAGGATGGCCGGAATTGACCGGCACGACCTGAGAAACCGGGTGAATCTACATCGACAGGGCCTGGGCCTCCGTACCAGACCCATCTAAAAATGGTTTTGACTGTTCCACACAGCCACACGCAGAGGTTCCCCACGGTAAAGACCGGGTCTGTCACAATAATATGGACAGACATCGACTGGAATCACGTTCTCCGCACATCTCGAAAGATTGGGATCCAGACTAGAAGGTCCACGAAGGAGCCTCAATATGAAGTCGGAATTACAAGAGCTGACCACAAGTTTAGATCAGAGCATCTACAAGTCTACCAAAAAATGGGGGTAAGGAAAAGTAATAGAGCACAAGTTTTTGGCCTATAGTTTCTATTTGCATTTATACTGTCAACATTCTACTCATCCAGTATTGCCATGGCCCTCTCATCGATGCGTACAGTATCACAGTAATCTGCATCAAAAGTCGAAACCAACAAAAAGAGGCAGCATTCCCGGAGGAGGCGATGAATGCTAGGGTAGCGAATTCTACGCGGAACAAACGTCAGGAAAGAATTCTCGTTCTTCTATCACGGTTAGAGTCTATATAAACCAAATCTCATCAGTCAGACTTACGCGAACCTGCAGGAACAAGAAATGAAAAAGGCTTCATTCAGATCGACTATGATCAATCGTCTTTCCATGGCAAATCACTAGGCAAGGTGCTATTACCAGAGAGGAAATCAAGATATTTCGTCTTCTCGCGCAATCCACTCTCTGATTTCTTCAGCCGCATCAGTttctgttgggaattggtgtatgccctagaggcaatctatcatcagttctgtaatatgacatgtatttcattatattacgaggcatatctgttattgtgtagattgcgttaaatatgattttatacaataatgtccttggaatagtatgttcaataggcatcaagtgtgacttgattgtgagatcctataattactgaacattattcctaaatgtccatagtcaaagtattatcgttaattaggacaacgataatacggttagactattGTGGgtattgattgatgaccaagtctcacaggtcatggatatggagatatcaaatcacatcacatgtatacattaagagtaatgtgtattggactgatccgccatgagattgctacatgggttgttacgtgactgtcattagcatatctcaaagtgactataatgtaatggtcctttgacttgaggtcaccatagattcctacatgtaatgtcatatactttgatactgtcaaacgccactgtaacaggatggttataaagacagttattgggtataccacagagtaTGGAGAGGAAtatgagtgatcaagataggatttgtccctcctacgaaacgggagcgatatctcacggccacttggtggttaagtctaaaagtgtatgcatacccaaatgagtcgatataatgatatcgagctcatttgttctgatagacttacccggtaaaccaagaaaaagagatattgagccatacaaggatgtcatcgaccatgccttgggctcaatagagatatagaggacaaagggattatattacacggtaacggaggtcacaaggttcgtcgagaaattgactttccgattacttgagtaacagtgatgcattgctagatgccactcactgtttgtaatattgaaatagagattttgatattactgtcaacgtaattgggaacctacagggtcacacactacgactaaattgaagAGATatcttgaaacaaataaaatcgtctaatagagattagatgatttatggtgcgaccgattaatcggatatttaatgagattaaatttattgattaattagac
Above is a window of Punica granatum isolate Tunisia-2019 chromosome 7, ASM765513v2, whole genome shotgun sequence DNA encoding:
- the LOC116214500 gene encoding J domain-containing protein required for chloroplast accumulation response 1-like is translated as MGKFSHCFLQQSQLQNWKENVSERMAAVTKPSRHVEQVGGLSSIRLHCRNRVHDETRNSGTHYRPSPLSQQFSIGAEEDSSGLIKPEKPDNPKSPLSQQFYLGTEDSSGQIKPEKPGNPQKDKGDKQDVTSSPQFHFSIYKWASKGIPSMMPLRRVSSLRLRKKSKIESPSFTERMETRSEISEYHSATPLNVSFPSNTRMSLTEKRDEQAGRKEEVQGGFSKNGDAVKGFQRRNKEILVQKGKVEKVIKKGSPRSSEDDTGEKGSKGKVVDPHIESQKEYAASNNANDLFSDTSSGQKNNSASSTESVPDDAKISVEEADELSCTYFTAIDDKIRQWSRGKEGNIRSLLSTLQYVLLPGSGWKPVPLVDIIEVPAVKRAYQRALLYLHPDKLQQKGAAPHQKYIAQQVFEILQEAWNHFNTLGPL